The Hugenholtzia roseola DSM 9546 genome contains a region encoding:
- a CDS encoding competence/damage-inducible protein A, whose protein sequence is MMHLAEIITIGDELLYGQTLDTNSHFLSQQLTSAGFRVWKHTSIGDTREEILEMLNIATKRSHIILITGGLGPTKDDITKKTLADFFGVPLRRDEGVMAHLDRLFSSRGRIMNELNKAQADVPQNCRVLQNDVGTAPCMWLEGENFVVVSMPGVPSETRFLAEKRVVPALIAHFEPQPIFHKKIKTVGIPEAILAERIADWENALPAHLKLAYLPQMGRVTLRLTTTGKTMAEMEAEVWAQVEKVLPLIEENVYGFDEDELEDAVSQLLSQKKLSLGVAESCTGGFLSHLLTKNSGASAFYWGSIVAYSNLIKVKTLGVKPETLQAFGAVSEQTATEMAKGVREVLGTDIGIAVTGIAGPEGGTPEKPVGTVWIAYSDAQDCKAKKLTLTTNRHLNINFAANIVLDWLRVSLLKK, encoded by the coding sequence ATGATGCACTTAGCAGAAATTATCACTATCGGCGACGAACTACTCTACGGACAGACGCTCGATACCAACTCCCACTTTCTAAGCCAACAGCTCACCAGCGCGGGTTTTCGCGTTTGGAAACATACCTCCATTGGCGATACAAGGGAGGAAATTTTGGAAATGCTAAACATAGCGACCAAGCGCAGCCATATCATCTTGATAACAGGCGGCTTGGGACCTACCAAAGACGACATCACCAAAAAGACCCTTGCCGATTTTTTCGGTGTGCCACTACGCAGAGATGAAGGCGTGATGGCGCATTTAGACCGCCTTTTTAGCAGCCGCGGACGCATCATGAACGAGCTAAACAAAGCCCAAGCCGATGTTCCCCAAAATTGTAGAGTCCTGCAAAATGATGTAGGGACAGCACCTTGTATGTGGCTTGAAGGCGAAAATTTCGTCGTCGTTTCGATGCCGGGTGTGCCTTCCGAAACGCGCTTTTTGGCAGAAAAAAGAGTAGTGCCTGCCCTGATTGCACACTTCGAGCCGCAACCCATCTTTCATAAAAAAATCAAGACCGTAGGCATACCCGAAGCGATTTTAGCCGAGCGCATTGCTGATTGGGAAAACGCCCTGCCTGCTCATCTCAAACTTGCCTACTTGCCACAAATGGGGCGCGTAACCTTGCGCCTCACCACAACGGGAAAGACGATGGCAGAGATGGAAGCCGAAGTCTGGGCGCAGGTAGAAAAAGTGTTGCCACTGATAGAAGAAAATGTTTATGGTTTTGACGAAGACGAACTTGAAGATGCCGTTAGTCAGTTGCTTTCTCAAAAAAAATTGAGCTTAGGCGTAGCCGAAAGTTGTACAGGCGGCTTTCTTTCGCATTTGCTCACTAAAAATAGTGGAGCTTCGGCGTTTTATTGGGGTAGTATTGTCGCTTATAGCAATCTTATCAAAGTCAAAACTTTGGGGGTAAAGCCCGAAACGTTACAAGCCTTCGGTGCGGTAAGTGAGCAGACGGCTACCGAAATGGCAAAGGGCGTGCGAGAGGTCTTAGGGACAGATATTGGCATTGCTGTTACAGGTATTGCCGGTCCCGAAGGCGGAACACCCGAAAAGCCCGTCGGAACGGTCTGGATTGCCTATTCAGACGCGCAAGATTGTAAGGCAAAAAAACTCACCCTAACGACAAATCGCCACCTAAACATCAACTTTGCCGCTAATATCGTCTTAGACTGGTTGAGGGTTTCTTTGCTCAAAAAATAG
- a CDS encoding DUF4870 domain-containing protein, translated as MSQLDNNINKPTTSDKGKNVAVISYITLVGWVVAYVMNQDEANRSSLSTFHLRQMAGIAILGIVGSLFNVIPFVGWIVGLVAALGTFVFWIMGLISAINGEEKPVPVVGELIQEKLADVIK; from the coding sequence ATGAGCCAGTTGGACAATAATATTAACAAGCCTACCACTTCTGATAAAGGCAAAAACGTTGCAGTCATTAGCTACATTACCTTAGTGGGTTGGGTTGTCGCCTATGTCATGAACCAAGACGAGGCAAATCGTTCGAGCCTTAGCACCTTCCACTTGCGCCAAATGGCAGGAATCGCCATTTTAGGTATTGTAGGTTCGCTTTTCAATGTGATACCTTTTGTGGGTTGGATTGTAGGACTTGTCGCCGCCTTAGGAACTTTTGTATTTTGGATTATGGGGCTTATTTCGGCTATCAACGGTGAGGAGAAGCCCGTACCCGTAGTAGGCGAGCTAATTCAAGAAAAATTAGCTGATGTCATTAAATAA
- a CDS encoding inorganic diphosphatase: MQNALYTTLVAAKSWLRIQNSLGATLQFSTYQTLIVEVMDKDLTFDVIIEIPKGSRNKYEYDPVKRMIRYDRMIFSSMHYPSDYGFIPETLSDDGDPLDVLVLVSEPTFPGCLIEVRPVGVFNMRDEKGKDEKLLCVPVSDPIWNKIHKLEQVNAHLQLEISHFFEVYKDLERKKVSVEGWEDENKAREIYFACKKKYEEKQKDVFSIRPGM, encoded by the coding sequence TTGCAAAACGCTCTCTATACAACCTTAGTAGCAGCGAAAAGTTGGCTTAGGATACAGAATAGCTTGGGCGCGACACTGCAATTTTCTACTTATCAGACCTTAATTGTTGAAGTCATGGACAAAGATTTGACCTTTGATGTTATCATTGAAATCCCGAAGGGAAGCCGCAATAAATACGAATACGACCCTGTCAAGCGCATGATTCGTTACGACCGCATGATTTTTTCTTCGATGCACTACCCAAGCGATTATGGCTTTATCCCCGAAACACTTTCCGACGACGGCGACCCCCTCGATGTCTTGGTCTTAGTATCTGAACCTACTTTCCCCGGCTGTTTGATTGAAGTGCGCCCTGTGGGGGTCTTCAATATGCGCGACGAAAAGGGCAAAGACGAAAAACTGCTCTGCGTACCCGTATCCGACCCGATTTGGAACAAAATCCACAAGCTCGAACAAGTCAATGCGCACCTTCAACTCGAAATTAGCCACTTCTTTGAGGTCTATAAAGATTTGGAGCGCAAAAAAGTATCGGTAGAAGGTTGGGAAGACGAAAACAAAGCGCGTGAAATCTATTTTGCCTGCAAAAAGAAATATGAAGAAAAGCAAAAAGATGTCTTTTCTATCCGTCCGGGCATGTAA
- a CDS encoding TonB-dependent receptor yields MYFFLQKATHSRMATAFYWFLACFLFFGASKSLLQAQNSPLIIKGRVVDSLANPIAFVAVGVAKEAGRIQRGTQTDKMGNFSLALSEKNEQDDLKLIFQHINYQTVEKEIKPRQMATSNSDTLFLTITLAEKSADLASVVIETEAMPTISTLRPNAASLLKVPTPFDEFNQKLATLGLGIVSNSELSSTYQVRGGSYEENLVYVNGMEIYRPFLVSAGQQEGLSFVNPEMVEQISFSSGGWQPKFGDKLSSVLDIEYKTPKKWGGSATLGLLGGSAHIEGISKNKKMNFIVGLRHKDARYLFNTLETDGQYLPRFTDLQGLFTLQTGKNSTLQVLTSVAQNRYQVLPQSRQTTFGTFDRQMRLFVAYSGNEIMNYTTYQGSARWTHFSTDKRLKISWIASAINTQEREFIDVNGAYRLCDVDNDPNSNTFNQCALVRGVGAEYNHARNVLQAQIFSFQNRSVFQINTKNEIEWGFSLSHEQIEDQLYEYNVLDSAGFVKRNRFLDAQLQTASQRFAFYAQHQQNIGKSHQHKIIYGLRGNYWSLNRQFLLSPRLQYQYVPLHWKKDITFQAAVGLYQQPPFYRELRNFEGVLNTNLRAQSALHVIAGMNWTFKSWERPFQFIAETYYKRLWNVVPYDIDNVRLRYYAQNNAIAYVAGLDLRLSGELIKGTESWVALSLMSVREDVDFDTRGFIRRPTDQRVTATMYFEDFLPNDPTWRMNIRLMFGSGLPFSVPNRPDFRSVFSAPAYRRVDVGFSKLLVFNPNQRIKSIWLGAEVLNLLGVENIISYLWVRDFVNDFQFAVPNGLSQRFFNIKAVVRW; encoded by the coding sequence ATGTATTTTTTTCTGCAAAAAGCTACCCATTCAAGAATGGCTACTGCCTTTTATTGGTTTTTGGCTTGTTTTCTATTTTTTGGAGCTTCAAAATCTTTGTTGCAAGCGCAAAATAGTCCTTTGATTATCAAAGGCAGAGTAGTCGATTCGCTTGCTAATCCGATTGCGTTTGTGGCGGTGGGTGTCGCAAAGGAGGCAGGTAGGATACAGCGCGGCACACAGACCGACAAAATGGGCAATTTTAGCCTCGCCCTTTCCGAAAAAAACGAACAAGATGACCTAAAACTTATCTTTCAACATATTAACTATCAGACCGTAGAAAAAGAAATAAAGCCCCGCCAAATGGCTACAAGTAACAGCGATACCCTTTTTCTGACCATTACTTTGGCTGAAAAAAGTGCAGATTTGGCATCTGTCGTCATTGAAACAGAAGCCATGCCTACCATCAGCACGCTGCGCCCCAACGCGGCGAGTTTGCTCAAAGTGCCTACCCCTTTTGACGAATTTAACCAAAAATTGGCAACGCTGGGGCTTGGTATCGTGAGCAATAGCGAACTTTCTTCTACTTATCAGGTGCGTGGGGGCAGTTATGAAGAAAACTTGGTCTATGTCAATGGCATGGAAATTTATCGTCCCTTTTTGGTTTCGGCAGGGCAGCAAGAAGGGCTTAGTTTTGTCAATCCCGAAATGGTCGAGCAGATTTCTTTTTCTTCGGGCGGCTGGCAACCCAAATTTGGCGACAAACTCTCCTCCGTCTTGGACATCGAATATAAGACACCAAAGAAATGGGGCGGCTCGGCTACTTTGGGATTGCTTGGCGGTTCGGCACACATAGAGGGCATTAGCAAAAACAAAAAAATGAATTTTATTGTAGGATTGCGACATAAAGACGCGCGTTATCTGTTCAACACTTTGGAAACGGACGGGCAATATCTACCGCGTTTTACCGATTTGCAGGGTTTATTTACCCTTCAAACAGGCAAAAATAGCACCCTGCAAGTGCTTACTTCGGTGGCGCAAAATCGCTATCAGGTCTTGCCGCAAAGCCGCCAAACTACTTTCGGCACTTTTGATAGGCAGATGCGCCTCTTTGTGGCTTATAGTGGGAATGAAATTATGAATTATACCACCTATCAGGGCAGTGCGCGATGGACGCATTTTTCTACCGATAAACGCCTCAAAATCAGTTGGATAGCCTCCGCTATCAATACCCAAGAGCGCGAATTTATTGATGTCAATGGTGCGTATCGCCTTTGTGATGTAGATAACGACCCTAATTCCAACACTTTCAACCAATGCGCCTTAGTCAGGGGCGTAGGAGCAGAATACAACCATGCGCGAAATGTTTTGCAGGCGCAGATTTTTTCTTTTCAAAACCGCAGTGTTTTTCAAATCAATACAAAAAATGAAATAGAATGGGGCTTTTCTCTAAGCCATGAGCAGATAGAAGACCAACTCTATGAATACAATGTTTTGGATTCGGCAGGCTTTGTGAAAAGAAACCGCTTTCTTGATGCCCAACTGCAAACGGCTTCACAAAGGTTTGCTTTTTATGCCCAACACCAACAAAATATAGGCAAATCGCACCAACACAAAATTATCTATGGTCTAAGGGGCAATTATTGGTCTTTAAATCGACAGTTTTTGCTAAGTCCGCGCCTGCAATATCAGTATGTTCCCCTGCATTGGAAAAAAGACATTACCTTCCAAGCCGCCGTCGGGCTTTATCAGCAGCCTCCTTTTTATCGCGAGTTGCGCAATTTTGAGGGCGTTTTGAACACCAACTTGCGAGCGCAAAGTGCCTTGCATGTGATTGCAGGCATGAATTGGACTTTTAAATCGTGGGAGCGTCCTTTTCAGTTTATTGCCGAAACCTACTACAAACGCCTTTGGAACGTTGTTCCCTACGATATAGACAACGTCCGTCTGCGCTATTATGCCCAAAACAACGCCATTGCGTATGTGGCAGGGCTTGATTTGCGTTTGAGTGGCGAACTTATCAAGGGGACAGAGTCGTGGGTAGCACTAAGTTTGATGAGCGTCCGCGAAGATGTGGATTTCGACACGCGTGGTTTTATTCGTCGCCCCACCGACCAGCGCGTTACGGCGACGATGTACTTTGAAGATTTCCTCCCCAACGACCCCACTTGGCGCATGAACATTCGCCTGATGTTTGGTTCAGGTTTGCCTTTTAGCGTACCCAATCGCCCCGATTTTCGCTCCGTTTTCAGTGCGCCCGCCTACCGTAGGGTTGATGTTGGCTTTTCTAAATTATTGGTTTTCAATCCAAACCAACGCATCAAATCCATTTGGCTTGGCGCAGAGGTCTTGAATCTTTTAGGGGTAGAAAATATTATCTCTTACCTCTGGGTGCGCGATTTTGTCAATGATTTTCAGTTTGCTGTTCCCAACGGACTTTCGCAGCGTTTTTTCAATATCAAAGCCGTAGTTCGCTGGTAG